Proteins encoded within one genomic window of Thioploca ingrica:
- a CDS encoding response regulator receiver modulated metal dependent phosphohydrolase yields the protein MTAVTRILIVDDNEANRNVLHDFVSALGYMPILAENGSMALSYIQTQLPDLILLDILMPNMDGYEVLDNLKKYFTLRHTPVIMISAVEEMESVVRCIKLGADDYLVKPFNFTLLKARIGACLERKRLLDQEASYRQQIETYNKTLEQRVQEKTHELAEAHERLKILDKSKGEFLKLISHELRTPLSGIMGLSEILFEHELDNRHYQEYKTLFKISLDRLLEIIKQALLLTQIEVSKDIFPLKNNDLDYILDAAAELAADFAQSRQVTLAPLPKCNANILSEAGLLTNALAALLKTAIKFSKPGNTVQVTSELQASEIVITIAATGWTIPTEYLSQFFEVFSIGESITPGGDIGLGPPVAERIIHLFKGTVTVANREANGILFTVKLQLAESQSN from the coding sequence ATGACAGCCGTTACTAGAATTCTTATTGTCGATGATAATGAAGCTAACCGTAATGTCCTTCATGATTTTGTGAGTGCGCTTGGCTACATGCCCATCTTGGCAGAAAATGGCTCTATGGCCTTAAGTTATATTCAAACACAACTACCGGATCTCATTTTGCTTGATATTCTCATGCCCAACATGGATGGATATGAAGTATTGGATAATTTAAAAAAATATTTTACTTTACGTCATACCCCCGTCATCATGATCTCAGCCGTTGAAGAAATGGAAAGTGTGGTACGATGTATCAAGCTGGGAGCAGATGATTACCTGGTCAAGCCGTTCAATTTCACTTTGCTCAAGGCGAGAATTGGGGCTTGTTTAGAAAGAAAACGCTTGCTGGATCAAGAAGCCAGTTACCGGCAACAAATCGAAACTTACAATAAAACGCTAGAACAGCGAGTTCAGGAAAAAACGCACGAATTAGCGGAAGCCCATGAACGACTTAAAATTCTTGATAAAAGTAAAGGCGAGTTTTTAAAACTAATTTCTCATGAATTACGAACCCCTTTAAGTGGTATCATGGGATTGTCGGAAATTCTGTTTGAACATGAGCTAGATAATCGACATTATCAAGAATATAAAACGCTGTTTAAAATTTCCTTAGATCGCTTACTAGAAATTATCAAGCAAGCTTTATTGCTCACTCAAATTGAAGTATCCAAAGATATATTTCCATTAAAGAATAATGATTTAGATTATATCCTCGATGCTGCCGCTGAATTAGCCGCTGATTTTGCCCAATCTCGACAGGTTACCCTGGCGCCACTACCGAAATGTAACGCTAACATCCTCAGTGAAGCTGGATTATTGACTAATGCGTTAGCGGCACTACTGAAAACCGCGATTAAATTTTCTAAGCCCGGTAATACTGTGCAAGTAACGAGTGAACTCCAAGCCAGTGAAATTGTTATAACCATTGCAGCTACCGGCTGGACTATTCCAACCGAATATCTCTCTCAGTTCTTTGAAGTGTTTTCAATTGGTGAATCGATTACGCCCGGTGGAGATATTGGACTTGGACCACCCGTTGCTGAGCGCATTATTCACCTATTTAAAGGAACGGTCACTGTAGCCAATCGAGAAGCCAACGGTATACTTTTTACCGTCAAGTTACAGTTGGCAGAATCTCAAAGCAATTGA